A single window of Channa argus isolate prfri chromosome 12, Channa argus male v1.0, whole genome shotgun sequence DNA harbors:
- the LOC137137091 gene encoding macrophage mannose receptor 1-like, producing the protein MMKRILLLVFCFSGWSLSHCLLFEYHYVPDFKTWNEAQTYCRQTYTDLATIENTQEMNQLINTVSSAGYNSEVWIGLYNQINWRWSDGYTGNGAGYRNWKTAANQPDFDSADQFFVSIGSDGQWWDDYSFVKHPFICYRAETLQNPQLFFINELKNWTSAQSYCRKNFTDLVTVRNNAENREILNLVQENSWAWIGLFREPNFYWSDQTIFSFSNWDDVLNLAGSVNVICGIADLQKSGKWKFLPCDTKRPFVCYSKTVRKQVVRLMMKLEDSSVDLNDPAVKADLLKQFQDRLKDNGLSDVTLKWREQPDGKVFHKNQKKN; encoded by the exons ATGATGAAAAGGATCCTTCTGCTTGTATTTTGTTTCTCGG GTTGGAGCCTCTCCCACTGTCTCCTCTTTGAGTACCACTATGTTCCTGATTTCAAGACTTGGAATGAAGCTCAGACCTactgcagacagacatacacagacctgGCCACCATTGAAAACACTCAAGAAATGAACCAACTTATCAACACAGTTTCATCTGCTGGTTACAACTCTGAGGTCTGGATTGGTTTGTACAATCAGATCAATTGGAGGTGGTCAGATGGATACACAGGGAATGGGGCTGGTTATAGGAACTGGAAAACTGCTGCAAATCAACCCGACTTTGATTCAGCTGATCAATTCTTTGTTAGCATTGGAAGTGATGGACAATGGTGGGACGATTATTCCTTTGTGAAACATCCATTTATTTGTTACAGAG CAGAAACTCTGCAGAATCCtcaattgtttttcatcaaTGAATTAAAGAACTGGACCAGTGCTCAGAGCTACTGCAGGAAGAACTTCACAGACCTGGTCACTGTGAGGAACAATGCTGAAAACCGTGAGATCCTAAACTTGGTGCAAGAAAACAGCTGGGCCTGGATTGGTCTATTCAGAGAGCCCAATTTTTATTGGTCTGATCAGACCATCTTCTCATTCAGCAACTGGGATGATGTTCTAAACCTGGCTGGCTCAGTGAATGTCATATGTGGCATTGCCGATTTGCAAAAATCAGGAAAATGGAAGTTTTTGCCCTGTGACACAAAACGTCCATTTGTCTGCTACAGCA AAACAGTAAGGAAGCAGGTTGTAAGGCTGATGATGAAGCTGGAGGACTCCTCTGTGGATCTGAATGATCCTGCAGTGAAAGCAGACCTCCTGAAACAG TTCCAGGACAGACTCAAGGATAATGGATTGAGTGACGTGACCCTGAAGTGGAGAGAACAGCCTGATGGGAAAGTTTTCCACAAGAAtcaaaaaaagaattaa